The Coffea arabica cultivar ET-39 chromosome 9e, Coffea Arabica ET-39 HiFi, whole genome shotgun sequence genome has a window encoding:
- the LOC113709262 gene encoding uncharacterized protein produces MEILNLEEKVKNAEALIHQKNEARLEIVQRLQKREFDRFHIRTQLENLSLYHGYYKVDAIRYLQGALDEYDHVDEFTKQIKGSFHRLKCGRNSLAEEKQILREIKCAQEQKEKSCANLEAKSWSHWQLGDVLLNSKESIKSQFDQLYNELEGESKQQKAYYSKIKGLQKRLPPVEREISSLEKKLEEIDCERKELYGHLEQLRSCVDTRHLFWIVN; encoded by the exons ATGGAGATTTTGAATCTTgaagaaaaagttaaaaatgCAGAAGCTTTGATTCATCAGAAGAATGAAGCTCGACTTGAGATTGTTCAGAGATTGCAGAAGAGAGAG TTTGATCGATTCCATATTCGCACACAATTAGAGAACCTATCTCTGTACCATGGATACTACAAAGTAGATGCAATTCGATATTTACAAGGAGCTCTAGATGAGTATGATCATGTCGATGAATTTACAAAGCAG ATTAAGGGCTCATTTCATCGGCTTAAATGTGGGAGAAACTCCTTAGCAGAGGAGAAACAAATCCTCAGAGAAATCAAGTGTGCacaagaacaaaaagaaaagtcatGCGCAAATCTTGAAGCAAAAAGTTGGAGTCACTGGCAATTAGGAGACGTGCTTTTGAACTCAAAGGAATCGATCAAAAGTCAATTTGAT CAGCTGTACAATGAACTTGAAGGAGAAAGCAAGCAACAGAAGGCATATTATTCAAAGATTAAGGGGCTTCAGAAAAGATTGCCTCCTGTCGAAAGAGAGATTAGTTCTTTGGAGAAAAAACTGGAAGAAATAGATTGCGAAAGAAAGGAATTGTATGGGCATCTTGAACAACTTAGAAGTTGTGTCGACACTCGACACCTGTTCTGGATTGTAAATTGA